A window of Rhododendron vialii isolate Sample 1 chromosome 13a, ASM3025357v1 contains these coding sequences:
- the LOC131314757 gene encoding heat shock cognate 70 kDa protein 2-like — protein sequence MAGKGEGPAIGIDLGTTYSCVGVWQHDRVEIIANDQGNRTTPSYVAFTDKQRLIGDAAKNQVAANPINTVFDAKRLIGRRYSDATVESDIKLWPFKVTPDQDDKPIIGVTYKYEEKQFSAEEISSMVLGKMKEIAEDYLGTTVNNAVITVPAYFNDSQRQATKDAGVIAGLNVMRIINEPTAAAIAYGLDNKASSNGKKNVLIFDLGGGTFDVSLLIIEEGKFEVKATGGDTHLGGEDFDNRMVNHFVQEFRRKLKKDISGNPRALRRLRTSCERAKRTLSSTPETTIEIDALYEGIDFSSTITRARFEELNIDLFRKCMEPVEGCLRDAKMDKSNVDNVVLVGGSTRIPKVRQLLQDFFHGKELFKNINADEAVAYGAAIQAAILSGERNEKVQDLVLLLDVTPLSLGYETQGEVMTVSIPRNTSIPTKEERVVTTCTDNQTSALIKVYEGERTQTRDNNLLGEFEFTGIPPAPRGVSKLKVCFDIDVDGILNVSAEDETTGRKKKITITNNKGRLSKEEIEKMVHEAEKYKSEDKEYKKKVVAKNALEDYAYTMRNIIRDEENGAKIPPADKKKIEAAFEQAIQWLDGNELAETEEFEYKLQELEGICNPIIAMNKLITMFESSL from the exons ATGGCTGGAAAAGGAGAAGGGCCGGCAATCGGGATCGATCTTGGAACGACTTACTCTTGCGTGGGGGTTTGGCAGCACGATCGTGTTGAGATTATAGCAAATGATCAAGGAAACCGAACGACGCCATCTTATGTTGCGTTCACCGATAAGCAGCGTTTGATTGGCGATGCTGCGAAGAACCAAGTCGCCGCCAACCCTATCAACACTGTTTTCG ATGCTAAGCGTCTAATCGGAAGAAGATATAGTGACGCCACTGTTGAGAGCGATATAAAACTATGGCCATTCAAGGTCACACCCGATCAAGACGACAAACCCATTATAGGAGTAACATACAAGTATGAAGAGAAACAATTCTCCGCCGAAGAAATCTCCTCAATGGTCCtcggaaaaatgaaagaaatcgCCGAGGATTACCTCGGCACCACAGTCAATAATGCCGTCATCACCGTTCCCGCCTACTTCAATGATTCTCAGCGACAAGCCACCAAAGACGCCGGAGTCATCGCCGGTCTCAACGTCATGAGGATAATCAACGAGCCCACTGCAGCTGCCATCGCTTATGGTCTCGACAACAAAGCTAGTAGCAACGGTAAGAAAAATGTGCTTATCTTTGACCTTGGGGGCGGAACATTTGATGTCTCTCTATTAATCATCGAAGAAGGTAAATTCGAGGTTAAAGCTACTGGCGGAGATACCCATTTGGGGGGTGAGGACTTCGATAACAGAATGGTGAACCATTTCGTTCAGGAATTCAGGAGAAAGCTGAAGAAGGATATTAGTGGGAACCCAAGAGCTTTAAGGAGGTTGAGGACTTCTTGTGAAAGAGCTAAGAGGACTCTTTCCTCGACACCTGAAACTACGATCGAGATCGATGCATTATATGAGGGGATTGATTTTTCCTCGACGATTACTCGGGCCAGGTTCGAGGAGCTCAACATTGATTTGTTCAGGAAGTGTATGGAGCCAGTGGAAGGTTGTTTGAGGGATGCAAAAATGGACAAGAGCAATGTCGACAACGTTGTTCTTGTTGGTGGGTCCACTAGGATTCCCAAGGTCCGGCAATTGTTGCAGGATTTCTTCCATGGGAAGGAGCTATTCAAAAACATTAACGCTGATGAGGCTGTAGCTTATGGTGCTGCGATTCAAGCCGCTATTTTGAGTGGTGAGCGGAATGAGAAAGTTCAGGATTTAGTTTTGTTGTTGGATGTCACTCCGCTTTCCCTTGGTTATGAAACTCAAGGTGAGGTTATGACGGTATCGATTCCGAGAAACACCAGCATTCCGACGAAGGAAGAGAGGGTTGTCACTACTTGCACTGATAACCAAACCTCTGCTTTGATTAAAGTCTATGAGGGGGAAAGAACTCAAACCAGAGACAACAACTTATTGGGCGAATTCGAGTTCACTGGAATTCCTCCTGCTCCTAGGGGTGTCAGTAAGCTCAAGGTTTGTTTTGATATCGATGTGGACGGTATTCTTAATGTGTCTGCAGAGGACGAAACTACCGGACGTAAGAAGAAGATCACGATCACGAACAATAAGGGCAGGTTGTCAAAAGAGGAGATTGAGAAAATGGTGCATGAGGCTGAGAAGTACAAGTCGGAAGATAAGGAGTACAAGAAGAAAGTGGTGGCAAAGAACGCGCTGGAGGATTACGCTTATACAATGAGGAACATTATTAGGGATGAGGAGAATGGAGCGAAGATTCCTCCAGCTGACAAGAAGAAGATTGAAGCTGCGTTTGAGCAAGCAATTCAGTGGTTGGATGGGAACGAGCTTGCGGAGACGGAGGAGTTTGAGTATAAGTTGCAGGAATTGGAGGGAATTTGCAACCCTATAATTGCTATGAATAAGTTGATTACGATGTTCGAATCTTCACTTTGA